From the Primulina tabacum isolate GXHZ01 chromosome 15, ASM2559414v2, whole genome shotgun sequence genome, one window contains:
- the LOC142526455 gene encoding putative acyl-CoA dehydrogenase IBR3, translating to MAMRTFEMVRQIDPAQSFDSDALLRYAMANVDGFPQPISESKVAQFGHGQSNPTFLIEVHSGSVVKRYVMRKKPHGKLLESAHAVEREFQVLHALGTHSLVPVPKVYCLCADSRIIGTPFYIMEYLEGRIYIDPKLPGIEPKQRRALYKETAEVLASLHSVDVGAIGLHSFGKPNNYCKRQVERWSKQYLVSTGEGKSYRNPRMLNLIDWLRQNIPLDDVSGTAAGLVHGDFRIDNLVFHPTEDRVIGILDWELSTLGNQMCDLAYSCLHYIVDISLDKLKEHEGLESSGIPDGIPSLAEYLAYYCAAAGKPWPASQWKFYIAFSLFRGASIYAGVHCRWILGNASGGERARHAGQKGDAMVEIAWAFIDRDSVIPQHPPESVGQELSQQLGKRKKDDPRSSGGGFVPNQKVQELRNRLIRFMEDHIYPMEHKFYELAQSEMRWSIHPEEERLKELARKEGLWNMWIPVDSAARVKQIISGQKRDAPVDKAFDELLGAGLSNLEYGYLCEIMGRSVWAPQIFNCGAPDTGNMEVLMRYGNAEQLRQWLVPLLEGTIRSGFAMTEPQVASSDATNIECSIARRGDSYIINGRKWWTSGAMDPRCKILILMGKTDFNAPKHRQQSMILVDINTPGVHIKRSLTVFGFDDAPHGHAEISFENVCVPANNILLGEGRGFEIAQGRLGPGRLHHCMRLIGAAERGMQLMIERALRRKAFEKFIAEHGSFLSDIAKCRIELERTRLLVLEAADQLDRLGNIKARGTIAMAKVAAPNMALKVLDMAMQVHGAAGLSGDTVLAHLWATSRTLRIADGPDEVHLGTIAKLELRRAKL from the exons ATGGCGATGCGGACATTCGAGATGGTGCGGCAGATCGACCCTGCCCAGAGCTTTgactctgatgctctgcttcgATATGCGATGGCTAATGTTGATGGGTTTCCTCAGCCTATTTCCGAGTCTAAAGTTGCTCAG TTTGGACATGGTCAGTCAAATCCAACGTTTCTTATCGAAGTCCATTCTGGATCTGTCGTGAAGCGGTATGTGATGAGAAAAAAACCTCATGGAAAATTGCTTGAATCTGCTCATGCTGTTGAGAGGGAATTTCAG GTTTTGCATGCTTTGGGTACTCATTCACTGGTACCAGTGCCTAAAGTTTACTGTTTGTGTGCTGATTCGAGGATTATCGGGACTCCATTTTATATTATGGAGTACCTGGAAGGACGGATATATATAGACCCCAAGCTCCCA GGTATAGAACCAAAGCAAAGGAGAGCATTATATAAGGAAACTGCTGAAGTTTTGGCATCTCTACATTCTGTTGATGTTGGTGCCATTGGTCTACATAGCTTTGGCAAACCAAACAACTATTGTAAAAGGCAG GTCGAGCGATGGTCCAAACAGTATCTTGTTTCTACTGGTGAGGGTAAATCTTACAGAAATCCAAGAATGTTGAACCTTATTGACTGGTTGCGTCAGAACATTCCTCTTGACGACGTCTCAGGAACAGCAGCAGGTTTAGTCCATGGCGACTTTCGAATTGATAATCTTGTATTCCATCCCACTGAA GATCGAGTCATTGGCATTCTAGATTGGGAGCTATCTACTCTAGGCAATCAAATGTGTGATCTTGCCTACAGCTGTTTG CATTACATTGTAGATATTTCTTTGGACAAATTAAAAGAGCATGAGGGTCTTGAATCGTCTGGGATACCTGATGGAATACCTTCACTAGCCGAGTATCTTGCATATTATTGTGCTGCAGCT GGAAAACCATGGCCAGCCTCTCAATGGAAGTTTTATATTGCCTTTTCTTTGTTTCGTGGGGCTTCTATCTATGCTGGAGTACACTGTAGATGGATCTTG GGAAATGCTTCAGGAGGAGAGCGTGCTCGTCACGCTGGGCAGAAGGGTGATGCTATGGTTGAAATTGCGTGGGCCTTTATTGATAGAGATTCTGTTATTCCCCAGCATCCACCAG AATCAGTTGGTCAAGAACTTTCACAACAGcttggaaaaagaaaaaaagatgatCCTCGTTCCAGTGGAGGCGGGTTTGTTCCGAATCAAAAGGTCCAAGAGTTGAGGAACAGATTGATTAGGTTTATGGAAGATCATATATACCCAATGGAACACAAGTTCTATGAGCTTGCACAATCTGAGATGCGATGGTCTATTCACCCCGAAGAGGAGAGGTTAAAGGAGCTTGCAAGAAAGGAAGGGCTGTGGAACATGTGGATACCT GTTGATAGTGCGGCAAGAGTTAAGCAAATCATTTCTGGCCAAAAAAGGGATGCCCCTGTCGACAAGGCATTCGATGAATTACTGGGTGCTGGTTTATCAAACCTTGAGTATGGATATCTTTGTGAGATAATGGGCCGTTCGGTCTGGGCCCCTCAGATTTTTAATTGTGGCGCACCGGACACGGGAAATATGGAG GTGCTAATGCGCTATGGGAATGCTGAACAACTCCGACAATGGCTAGTACCCTTGCTTGAAGGAACTATCCGATCTGGATTTGCAATGACTGAACCGCAAGTTGCATCATCTGATGCAACAAATATAGAGTGTTCTATTGCAAG ACGTGGAGACTCGTACATTATCAATGGCAGAAAGTGGTGGACCAGTGGAGCCATGGATCCTAGGTGTAAAATCCTTATTCTCATG GGGAAAACTGACTTCAATGCCCCGAAACATAGACAACAGTCTATGATCTTAGTGGACATTAATACCCCTGGTGTGCACATTAAGCGGTCATTGACAGTGTTTGGATTTGATGACGCACCTCATGGGCATGCAGAAATATCGTTTGAAAATGTATGTGTCCCAGCCAATAATATCCTACTTGGAGAGGGGCGTGGATTTGAAATTGCTCAG GGTAGGCTGGGGCCCGGAAGATTACACCATTGCATGAGGTTGATTGGTGCTGCTGAGCGAGGCATGCAGTTGATGATTGAGAGGGCACTTCGGAGAAAagcttttgaaaaatttattgcTGAGCATGGATCTTTTCTTTCAGATATTGCCAAG TGCCGTATAGAGCTAGAGAGAACCAGATTACTGGTTTTGGAAGCTGCAGACCAACTCGATCGTCTTGGAAACATTAAGGCTCGCGGCACAATTGCCATGGCCAAG GTTGCGGCTCCCAATATGGCACTGAAGGTTCTTGACATGGCGATGCAAGTTCATGGTGCCGCTGGTTTATCAGGAGACACAGTTCTAGCTCATCTCTGGGCTACTTCTAGAACTTTGAGAATTGCCGATGGTCCTGATGAAGTCCACTTGGGAACTATTGCAAAATTAGAACTAAGAAGAGCCAAGCTTTGA
- the LOC142526001 gene encoding uncharacterized protein LOC142526001, with amino-acid sequence MAKPFLIKYFPPSKTMKLRADITTFAQFDQESLYEAWERFKDLLRRCPHHELPLGLVVQTFYYGLLTPNRTMIDVAACGNLLRKTAEEGYELLEEMAASSYHPQSERNNQRKSAGVHQVTDFSAITAQLDALNRKLDSLNVGGTAMRLQEIFCDKCGGEHYAKDCQDDNPFYVQEGAPINQVGVQNRTRNDPYSNTYNPGLRQHPNFSWGGQNSQNRPQGGQSYGKQPMYRSDPPREEKSNLEQMMSKFISSTETRLQNQDASIEGLENQIGQLAKIITNREPGTLPTLKKARLDAQFDILANKRKLEDHMTVSLTENCSALVQNKIPPKLKDPGSFSIPCTIGDFVFHKALCDLGASINLMPLSVFRKLGLGEPKPTRMSLQLADRSVKYPRGVIEDVLVKWTNLFSPWILWYLTWRKI; translated from the exons ATGGCGAAACCATTTCTCATCAAATACTTCCCTCCCTCCaagaccatgaagctgcgggCAGACATTACAACATTTGCTCAATTCGATCAGGAatctttatatgaggcatgggaacgctTCAAGGATCTACTACGAAGATGCCCACATCACGAGTTACCACTTGGGTTAGTCGTTCAAACATTTTATTATGGGTTGCTTACTCCTaaccgtactatgatagatgttgCTGCTTGTGGAAACCTGTTGAGAAAAACCGCGGAGGAAGGATATGAATTGttagaggagatggctgctagcagctatcacccTCAATCTGAAAGAAACAACCAGCGGAAGagtgcaggagttcaccaggtaactgatTTTTCTGCTATTACTGCACAACTTGATGCTTTAAACAGGAAACTAGACAGCTTGAATGTGGGTGGCACGGCGatgcgtcttcaagagatattctGTGACAAGTGTGGAGGGGAACACTATGCGAAGGACTGTCAAGATGACAATCCATTTTATGTGCAAGAAGGGGCACCAATAAATCAAGTAGGGGTCCAAAACCGCACAAGGAATGACCCGTATTCGAACACATACAATCCGGGGTTGAGGCAACACCCAAACTTCTCCTGGGGTGGTCAAAACAGCCAGAATAGACCACAAGGAGGACAATCATATGGGAAACAACCGATGTACAGGTCCGATCCTCCTAGAGAAGAGAAGTCCAATTtggagcagatgatgtctaagttcatcTCGTCTACCGAGACTAGACTACAGAATCAGGATGCATCGATAGAGGGGCTTGAGAATCAAATTGGGCAGTTGGCAAAAATTATCACAAACAGAGagccgggcaccttgccaa caCTGAAAAAAGCAAGACTAGAtgcacaattcg ATATATTAGCGAATAAGAGGAAGTTGGAAGATCACATGACAGTGAGTCTTACTGAAAATTGTTCTGCTTTGGTACAAAACAAGATCCCACCGAAACTTaaggatccagggagtttcTCTATTCCTTGCACGATTGGAGAttttgtttttcataaagcgttatgtgatcttggtgcaagtATTAACCTGATGCCTCTTTCTGTGTTTAGGAAACTTGGATTGGGAGAACCTAAGCCGACGCGGATGTCCTTACAACTagctgacagatctgtcaagtacCCCCGCGGAGTGATTGAGGATGTACTAGTGAAGTGGACAAATTTATTTTCCCCGTGGAttttgtggtacttgacatggaggaagatATAG